CCCGGTAGAGACGGTCAAAAAGTCTGGGCAGGGAAGCTTCGGGAACTCCCGGCGCCGAGTCCATGAAGTTCAGTTGTATCGTGGTTTTTGTCATTTCGGCGGATATTTCCAGTTTGCCTCCGGGGTCGGTGTAGCGAAGGGTATTTTTGAGCAGGTTGGAAAAAAGCTGGCTCAGACGTTCCGCATCACCCTGAAACGGCAGGCTGGTGGCGATGCCCCGCATATGCAGGCCGATACCCTTGTCGTCGAATTCTGCCCGATGCGCTTCAGTCGTGTGTCGCAGCACTTCGGCAAGATCCATGGCCGATTTGCGGTACTGCAGGGCACCGATGTCGCTGAGGGACAGTTCGTAAAGGTCGCCGACCAGGCGCTCAAGGCGCATGACTTCGCCATGCAGGGTTTCCAGGGTCTGTTCGGAAAGCGGGCGCACGCCATCCTGCACTGCCTCTATTTCGCCCCGCAGAATCGCCAGCGGTGTGCGTAATTCGTGGGAGATATCCGCGACCCAGCGCCGGCGCGATGCTTCATTGTTTTCCAGCGCTCTGGCCAGGGAATTGAAATCCCGGGCCAATTGCCCGAGTTCGTCACCGCCGGCTTCGTCGACCCGAATATCGTAGCGGCCCGCCGTCAGTCCGTGCGTGGCCTCGGCCAGGTTGGTGAGGCGCTTTACCATGCGTCGCGACAAAGGCAGCGACAGCAGCGCAACTGCCGCTGCCACGAACAGGGAAAGAAAGATCATGGAGCGTCGCTGCTCCTGAGCAAAGCGCCGCTGATGATCATCGATGATGAACACCGGCGGCGTCAATCCCAGATAGCCAATGATGCGATTCTCGACGCTTATGGGGCGGAAAAGAATTTTGTCGACAGGGGTTGGAGAAGCATGAATCGGACGTTTTTCTCCATCCAGCAGACTGACGCGCCAATCGAAGGTCTGGTGCATGGGGGGGGCAGCTCGCTTCCGAGGCCGGAACCCGGGAGGAGCCGGCTCCGGTCCGCGTTTCGGAAACTCGTGACGGGTTGCGAACGGAATGTTTTCGTGGCGGCTGATCATCAGCAGATGTTTCCAGAGGCGCCGGTTGCCGTGCAGAAAATCCCAGGACCGGTGCTGCAGGTACGCCTCCTTGAGAAGGGTTTCCAGGCGGACGAGGCGTTCCTGCTCCATAGTGTTGACATAGCGCAGCAGGCTGCGTTCGAAGCTGAATTTGGTGATCAGGAACATGCTTACTACCACCAGCCCGGTGGCGGCGAGAAAAGCGAGATAAAGGCGATGTTTGATGCTCATTTTCATTGAAGATTCCTGCTCTTTCGGTGCCGTTTTTTCGATAAATAGTATCCATCCGGAAGCCCCGGATGAAAACTAAATAGCATATCTTTGCGAATCTGAACCAGTGGTACCTGCGCAGTCGCCTGTTTTTCCTCAATTCCTTCATATTTTATCCCCATTGCCCGGGTATCTTTTCAGCATGAGCAGGCGCTGGATGGATTCGGGCGCCAAGGGTTCAACCCAAAACGAGGAGGCGAACAATGCAACGAAAAGTATGGAAATGGATTGTCCCTGGCATGCTGTGTCTGATGATGGTGCCGGCTGTCGGCATGGCCTGGCAGAGGGCTCCGGAAGGCGGCCGTGGTGGTGGGTTTGCCAGCATGTGCAGGGCCGGAAAGGCAGGCAGGGATGGCGGGGCGCATGCTTATGGCTGGATGCGGATGCTTCAGAGGCTGGATCTGGACGAGGCACAACAGAAGCAGGTCGCCGGGATTCTCGATGAGCAGCGCCGGCAAGATCAGAAACTGCATGACAAATTGCGCGATGTGAGACGCGAAATGCGCAAGGTCATGGATCCGAAAACTTTCGATGAAAAACAATTGCGCAAGCTGGCCAGTCAGAAGGCGACGCTCCAGGCGGATCTCATGGTTGGCATGGCGCGTACGCACCAGCGGATTTACAACCTGTTAAACGCCGAACAGAAGGAGCTGTTCGACTTTGCCGTAAAACTGCGGCGCATGGATGGAAACTGCCCCATGGGGCCTGAGCGTGGCATGCGCCGGCGGCCTCCCATGCCGTTTGCAGATGAGAAAGTCGCCGAGTAACAAGTCCCTGGATAGTCCCTCCGGCGGAACACTGTGCAAATAATGTTTCAAAAGGGGCCCATCCGGAATTTCCGGATGGGCCTCCGCACAGTTTTCTGCCGAACTCGAGGATTGTTTGGCTGTAGCAGGAAAATCAGGGCGTTGCGCGGAGGCGGATGTGGCTATGCCGCAATCCGACATGCCCGGGCGCCGCTTCGATCCTCCGGCATGCGTTCGGAAAGGCTTGCGGTTGCAGCTTTCCTCGATGCTGGTAACCTTGCTTATGGGGGTTGCCGCAACCGACAATCCCAAAAAAATGATGCGGTTTTCTTGACAACCTCTTTATCGCGTGTTGGAGGAAGCCATGGGGAAAAAAGACAAAAAGCATGAAGACAAGGACGTGTTGGTCCCGGAGAAAGCGGAACTGGTTTCTCCGTTCGAGGAGATGGAACGCTGGTTCGGGGATTTTTTCAATCGGCCGTCTTTCCCGCCCGTGTGGATGCCCCGGATGCGCCTGCCGAGCATGCAGCCGGTGACGCCATCCATCGATATTTACGAGGAGACGGATGCCGTGGTGGTCAAGGCGGAATTGCCGGGGATTGCCAAGGAGGATGTGGAGGTGAACGTCTCCGAGAACCTGCTGACCATTTCCGGTGAAAAAAAAGCCGAGGAAAAGGTCGAGCGCAAGGACTATCATCGCATCGAACGGTCTTACGGCAGTTTTTCCCGATCCATACGCCTACCTGCGGAAACCCTTGCCGATCAGGCCAAGGCGTCCTTCAAGGATGGCGTTCTTGAAATCCGCATTCCCAAAACCGAGGAAGCCAAACAGAAAAAACGCAAGATCGAGATCGAATAGCATTTCTCAGAGAATGCTTGACACTTTGCAAAAAGGCCGGATTTTTCCGGCCTTTTTGCGTTTCTTCCGCAGGTTTCCTGCGTATCGGTATGCGCCGGTCTTGTCTTGTCGCTTTCAGATTTCGTTGGGCCCCGGCTGCTGGTTGTTGATGGTCAGAGGTTGGCATCCGGATAGAATCTCGGTGATGTTTTCCGCCGGCAGCGGTCGGCTGACAAGAAATCCCTGGATCTCGTCGCAGCCGGCTTCACGCAGGAAGTTGAGCTGATCGTAATTCTCGACCCCTTCGGCGATGACCTTGAGGTTGAGCCCGTGCGCCATCTGGATGATGTGCCGGGCGATGTTGGATTCATCGCTGCTGAAAGGCAGGTTCTGTACGAAGGCCCGGTCGATTTTCAGGTGGTCGGCGGGCAGGTCCTTCAGGTAACTCAGTGACGAGAAGCCCGTACCGAAATCATCGATGGAGATGGTGATGCCTACCGAGCGCAGCTCGCGCAGGGTGTCAAAGGCTCTGCTCATGTTGTGCATGATGACGGTTTCGGTGATTTCCAGATTGAGATATTCCGGTGGGAGGTTGCATTCCTTGAGGATCTGGATCACCAGCTGGGCAAAATCGCTTTTCTGTAGCTGGTGCGCCGAAACGTTTATCCCCAGCCGCATGGGCGGATAACCGGCGTCGAGCCAGGTTCGGAGCTGATAACAGCCGGCCTGCAGAATCCATTCGCCCATCGGCACAATAAGGCCGGTCTCTTCGGCCAGGGGGACGAAGACGGAAGGCGCGATCATGTTGCCCACCGGATGCTCCCAGCGGATCAGTCCCTCCAGGCCGGTGATGTGGCCATCTTTCAGATCGACCTGTGGCTGGTAATGCACGCGCAGTTCCTGGCGTTCGAACATGCGCCGCAGGCTGCTCTCCATGGCGATTCTTTCCAGGGC
This portion of the Syntrophotalea acetylenica genome encodes:
- a CDS encoding ATP-binding protein, with product MKMSIKHRLYLAFLAATGLVVVSMFLITKFSFERSLLRYVNTMEQERLVRLETLLKEAYLQHRSWDFLHGNRRLWKHLLMISRHENIPFATRHEFPKRGPEPAPPGFRPRKRAAPPMHQTFDWRVSLLDGEKRPIHASPTPVDKILFRPISVENRIIGYLGLTPPVFIIDDHQRRFAQEQRRSMIFLSLFVAAAVALLSLPLSRRMVKRLTNLAEATHGLTAGRYDIRVDEAGGDELGQLARDFNSLARALENNEASRRRWVADISHELRTPLAILRGEIEAVQDGVRPLSEQTLETLHGEVMRLERLVGDLYELSLSDIGALQYRKSAMDLAEVLRHTTEAHRAEFDDKGIGLHMRGIATSLPFQGDAERLSQLFSNLLKNTLRYTDPGGKLEISAEMTKTTIQLNFMDSAPGVPEASLPRLFDRLYRVENSRSRQHGGAGLGLALCRNIVEAHNGTIEARPSPLGGLWIAIILPLNG
- a CDS encoding Spy/CpxP family protein refolding chaperone, with translation MQRKVWKWIVPGMLCLMMVPAVGMAWQRAPEGGRGGGFASMCRAGKAGRDGGAHAYGWMRMLQRLDLDEAQQKQVAGILDEQRRQDQKLHDKLRDVRREMRKVMDPKTFDEKQLRKLASQKATLQADLMVGMARTHQRIYNLLNAEQKELFDFAVKLRRMDGNCPMGPERGMRRRPPMPFADEKVAE
- a CDS encoding Hsp20/alpha crystallin family protein is translated as MGKKDKKHEDKDVLVPEKAELVSPFEEMERWFGDFFNRPSFPPVWMPRMRLPSMQPVTPSIDIYEETDAVVVKAELPGIAKEDVEVNVSENLLTISGEKKAEEKVERKDYHRIERSYGSFSRSIRLPAETLADQAKASFKDGVLEIRIPKTEEAKQKKRKIEIE